A part of Solibacillus sp. FSL H8-0538 genomic DNA contains:
- a CDS encoding anti-sigma regulatory factor, translating to MSKKAIIEISTEWDIVAARQLGRNEAKSVGFGTLDQAKITTTICELARNIYLYARAGKITIERISENDREGIRITASDKGPGIGDVRKVMEVGYSTSGGLGAGLPGVRQLMDDMDVQSFVNKGTTIRVEKWI from the coding sequence ATGAGTAAAAAGGCTATTATTGAGATAAGCACGGAATGGGATATTGTAGCGGCACGTCAACTCGGTCGTAACGAAGCTAAGTCTGTGGGATTTGGTACACTTGATCAGGCAAAGATTACGACAACGATTTGTGAACTGGCACGTAATATTTACTTATATGCTCGTGCAGGTAAGATTACAATAGAAAGAATTAGCGAAAATGATAGAGAAGGAATTAGAATTACAGCTTCAGACAAAGGGCCTGGAATAGGAGACGTACGCAAGGTAATGGAGGTTGGTTATTCGACATCAGGCGGCTTAGGTGCGGGTTTACCAGGAGTGCGACAATTGATGGACGATATGGATGTTCAATCTTTCGTCAACAAAGGGACAACCATTCGAGTAGAGAAATGGATTTAG
- a CDS encoding type II toxin-antitoxin system PemK/MazF family toxin, which yields MIVKRGDVFFADLSPVVGSEQGGTRPVLIIQNDIGNRFSPTVIIAAITAQIQKAKLPTHVEINAKKYGFERDSVILLEQLRTIDKSRLTDRITQLDAQLMEKVDVALEISLGLVKF from the coding sequence TTGATTGTAAAGCGTGGAGACGTTTTTTTTGCAGACCTTTCACCTGTTGTAGGTTCTGAACAAGGTGGTACTAGACCCGTATTAATAATCCAAAATGATATAGGAAATCGATTCAGTCCTACTGTCATCATTGCTGCAATTACTGCGCAAATTCAAAAAGCAAAATTACCAACACATGTTGAAATCAATGCCAAAAAATATGGCTTTGAGCGGGACTCGGTAATTTTGCTTGAGCAATTGCGTACAATTGATAAGTCGCGGTTAACAGATCGCATTACACAGCTTGATGCACAATTGATGGAAAAAGTAGATGTTGCACTTGAAATCAGTTTAGGGCTAGTTAAATTTTAA
- a CDS encoding transcriptional regulator, whose amino-acid sequence MYAKKLDDVVMKKVFVGLPEEMFVQFQRTFGSSFVSDEDITYLSTRKFTKHKQPNQIREALMKGYVEMSHINLSICSECLHAEYEAEHMVERLVSGG is encoded by the coding sequence GTGTACGCAAAGAAATTAGACGATGTTGTAATGAAAAAAGTATTTGTAGGACTGCCAGAAGAAATGTTTGTTCAATTTCAACGGACTTTTGGGAGTAGTTTTGTAAGCGACGAAGATATTACGTATCTATCAACTCGTAAATTTACGAAGCATAAGCAACCAAATCAAATACGGGAAGCTTTAATGAAAGGCTATGTGGAAATGTCGCACATAAATCTGTCTATTTGTAGTGAATGTTTACATGCAGAGTATGAAGCGGAACATATGGTGGAGCGTCTCGTAAGCGGGGGATGA